A stretch of DNA from Synechococcus sp. JA-3-3Ab:
GAAACTTCTCGTGGGAGGTGTCGATGAGGGCCACCTTCTCCCCGCGAATTAAAAAGGAGTTGTAGGTGGTGCCGTTTTCCAGGGCGAACTCGATATCAAACCGATCCCGATCCCAGTCCTGGGAGCGGATGGCAAGGGTATCGGCTCCAATGAGCAGCGTCTGCAGCGTAAGATGGCCTGAACGCGGTGCAACTGCCGTAACGGCCATGTTTTCCCCCTCTGCCAAATGGCAACTTTACCTAACTGCCCTCTGCACTCATCGTAACCGTGATGTAACTAAATGTTGAGGAGCCGCCAAGTTTTGATTTTCTGATGAAATGCTTCAGGGATCCCCAAACTGCCGACCCCCGCAGGGTCTGGGAGCAAAAGCTGCGGCAAACTGGGCCAGGGTGTGGCGCAGTTGATCCAAGTTTTGGCCGTTGGCGGCGGACACAAACAGGGCCTTGGGGTAGAGCAGGCGCACGTCCTCGACCCATTCGGGATCGAGGCGGTCAATTTTGTTAAACACCAGTTGTCGCGGGCCGGTGGCCAGGGGCATCTCGTCCAGCAATGTTTCCACCGCCTCGATGTGCCCTTCCCAGTTGGGGTGGGAGAGATCCACCACGTGCAGCAGGGCATCCGCCTCCGTCACCTCCTCCAGCGTGGCCTGGAAGGCCTCTACCAATTGCTCAGGCAGCTCGGTTAAGAATCCCACCGTGTCGGTCAACAGCACTGCCTGCTGGCCGGGCAGCTCCAGCCGCCGCGTAGTGGGATCCAAGGTGGCAAAGAGTTGGTCGGCCACGTAGACCTGGGCCTGGGTGAGGGCGTTGAGAAGGGTGGACTTGCCGGCGTTGGTGTAGCCCACCAGGGCCACCACGGGAATTTGGGATCCCTCCCGTCGCTGGCGCAGCCGTTGCCGGTGGCGGCGCAGCTCTTCCACCTCTTGCCGCAGCTTGCCGATGCGCCGCTGGATGGCCCGCCGCTCCATTTCCAGTTGGGTTTCCCCCGGGCCACGGGTGCCGATGCCCCCACCTAGCCGAGACATGGTGCGCCCTCGACCGGCCAAGCGAGGCAGCAAATACTGCAGTTGCGCCAGCTCCACCTGCAATTTCCCGGCCCGGGTTCTGGCCCGCTGGGCAAAAATATCCAGGATCACCTCGCTGCGATCCACCACCCGCACTCCCAGGGCCTCTTCCAGGGTGCGCACCTGGCTGGGGGTAAGTTCCCGGTCGAACACCACCAAGTTAGCGCCCAGATCCTGGACCAGCAGCGCCAGCTCTTGCACCTTACCGGATCCGATTACCGTGGCCGAATTGGGGCCTTCCCGCCTCTGCCAGAGGGCTTGCAGCACCTGTCCGCCGGCACTCTCCACCAGGCGGCTCAGCTCCGCCAACCCATCCATGAGATCCTCGTAGCTCTGCCCGGACTCCTGCAGCCCCACCAGGATGGCCCGATCCTGATCCAGATCCACCTGGCGGGCGGTCAACTGGCGCCGAAACCCATCCTCCAGCTCCGCCACCAGCTCCTGCAGATCCTGTTCTGCCAGGATCCCCAAAGGCAAAGGCTCAGAAACCTGCCAACGGCGCTCTCCCTCCGGCAGCAGATGGGCCAGATAGGCCCGGTGAACAAAGCCCGTAGCCGCTCCTCCCCGGCGTCGGTGCCCTCCTGACTTGGACACGGAAAGGGTGATGAGGGCATCCAAACGCTGCAGGGCCATGGCCGTCAGCGCTTTTTGACCGGGGCCCCCCTCCCCCATTTGGGTGGTGATGCAGCGGATCCCGGATAGGCGCTCGGCCCCCTGGCGGGGCAATTCCCAAGCGGGAATCTGGGTTTCAAAAGGGGATCCCACCCCTACGCGGATCACCTGGCCGCGCCGGTTGAGGTAAACGCTGATGGGCCGGCCTTCCAACTCTTGGGTCAGGGATCCCAGCCGTTGGGCAAACTCCACCGTCACCAAGCGGTCGGGGGGTAGGCGCAGTTGGTAAAGCCGTTGCAGTTGCTTTTGTTGGTGGGGCTTTAACCCTTTGGCCTGTTCGCGAAAGCCTCGCGTAGCGATAGCAGAGCTGAAGCGGGGGTTGGTCTGATGGCGAGAGGTGCTAGCCCTGGGCATGGGGACGGGGAAAGACCCAAAAACAAGCTTTCATCTACCATACACGCTAGCTGACAGCAGGAACTTGGGATCCAAAAGCAACGGCGGCAAACACTGGCCCAGTGTTGGATCTGCCCAAGCGGGGATCCCTGTATTGAGCTTGCTGTCGGTGAGAGAGTTTCCAAATCGGTTGGGCAGTCAGGGATCCCTTTCGCTCCGTGTTGCCGGAATCCTGCTGCAACTCGGAGTAGCTGCATAAATCGGAAAAATCCGTAGTGCCAGCTCTTAGTTATCATAGATGCACGATTTCAACATCACCCCATTTTCTGTGCAAATATTCAGCAACCAGCCTACGATGACAGTGCTCAGGTGTAGCTTCACTACAAAGCAGACATCCTCCATCGAGAATACTTTTATCCACTTGATCTTCAATGCGACGCTCGGCCATCAGCGACAAAAACTGTCTCTCGTAGTTAGACCATTCACCACTGGCTTTGTAAGCATCGAGAATCTCTTGAGTTGGTGCAAGTTCCGGCAAATGAACATATCCAAGCTTGCAGATCTCGTGAAGAAAAAACTCTAGATCCCTCTTTTTCGTGAATCCCGCCAGTTGCGAGGTGTTATTAAGTCGAGTATCAACAACTCGAACCAGACCAGGCTGTTTTAAGCGATTAAAAAATTGCTCTGCACTTTTCTTCGTAAACCCTATCGTAAATATCTTCATGGCCTCGCGCTCCGCTCATCACTTTTTGACATTTTCTCATCTCGATAGGCGACACGCCTGCCTTGAATGAGATAGGCTTCGGCTATAAACTCTTCCCGACTTCTAAACAAGTCCCCCTCTGGAAGTTTGCAAAGGGCAAGAAGACGAGATTCTAGAGCCTCATGAGACGCATCCATTCCCCCGGCTCTCCGTTCTGCCATTCCTTGCCGGCAATACAGCGACCGGCCATTTTTCTGGAGTTGGCGAAACAGACAATCGTCTTGGCGTAAGACATACAGGCTTCTGGGGCAAGGGCAAAGGCTCAATGGGAGTAATTTTCGGCTTCTTGAAAGTCCAGTAGTCAAATCCGTTCTTCAGGGCGAAAGGGGATCAAAAGAGCGCGGGGCGCCCTGGCATGGCGAGAGACCAAGATCAACGCCGCAATACTGAGAAGATAGGGCAACATCAAAAAAAACTGATAGGGGATCCGGCTGCCCCAAAGCTGCTGAAGGCGTAATTGCAAGGCATCAAATCCAGCAAACAACAATGCCCCTGCCAAGGCTCGCCAGGGATCCCAAGCGGCAAAAACCACCAGGGCAATGCAAATCCACCCCCGCCCATTGACGATATTCAAGAAAAACGCATCGAACGCAGAGAGGGTTAAAAAAGCACCGGCCACGGCCATAAGAGCGCTGCCCACCATCACGGCCCCGGTGCGAACGGCATAGACCGGGATCCCCTGGGAAGCGGCAGCCTGGGGATTTTCTCCAACCATGCGCACGGCCAGGCCCAGCGGAGTTCGGTAGAGGATGTAGGCCATGAGGGGCACCAGGAGAAGGCCGAGGTAGGTGAGGGGCGGCTGGGTAAACAGGGTTTCTCCCAGAAAGGGCAGGCTGGAGAGACCCGGGATCGGCCAAGGACTGAAGGGGACGATTTTGGGGGGAGAGGTGACCTGGGGCAGGGCCATGCGATAGACAAAATAGGCAGCATTGATGGTCAAGAGGGTAATGCCAATGCCGGTGACGTGCTGGGAAACCCCAAGGCGGACGGTCAACAGGCTGTGAATCAAGCCCACACCTGCACCGAGGACGGCAGCAAAGGCTACGCCCCACCACAATCCGGATCCCTGATAGACCACCAGCCAACCGGTCATGGCCCCCAGGGTCATGATCCCTTCGATGCCCAAATTGAGAACGCCGGCCCGCTCACAGAGGACTTCGCCCAAAGTGCCAAAGAGCAAGGGAGTGGCAATGCGCAGGGTGGCCACCCAGAAGCTGGTGGTGCTGATTAAGCTGATTAGACTCAGGAGTGCAGACACGGGTGCTCAGTCCCAGCGCAGACGATAACGGGCCAATCCCATGCAGACCAACATCCACAGCAGGGCAGCAGCAACAATGACATCGGCAAGATAGGTGGGAACGCCCAAGCTACGCCCCATGGTATCGGCTCCCACATAAACCCCGGCAATGAAAACTGCGGCCCCCACCACTCCCAAGGGATGCAGTTGGGCCAACAGGGCAACAACAATGCCGGTGTAGCCAAAGCCAGGGGATAAATCCAAGGTGAGATAGCCCTTGAGCCCGAGGAGTTCACAAGCTCCCGCCAAGCCTGCCAGCCCACCTCCCAACAATGAGGTATATAAAATAACTCTCCGGACTGGGATGCCGAGGAACCTGGCCGCTTCTGGGTTGGCGCCTACGGCTCGCATTTCTAAGCCCCAAACGGTGAACCGCTCTATGGCCCACACCCCCAGGGCAGCGAGCAGGGCGATGATTAAACCAGCGTGGAGACGACTGCGGGGGATCAGCCGCGGCAGTAGGGCGGCATCCACAAGGGCACGACCTTGGGGCCAACCCAGAGCCAGAGGATCTTTGAGGGGGCCTTCCAGGAGATAGCTAATCCCGAGAAGAATGACAAAATTGAGCAGCAAGGTGGTCACCACTTCGTCCACCTGGAACTGGGTCTTGAGCCAGGCCGGGATCCACAGCAGCAGCCCTCCAGCAATCCAGCCCGCCAGCAGCAGCACCAACACCAACCATGGGCGCGGCAGCGAAAGCCCACCGGTGCCCAAGAGGCTGGCAGCCAGAGCCCCACCATAAAACTGGCCTTCCGCACCGATGTTCCACAACTTGGCCCGAAAACACACCGCCACCGCCAATCCCGTCAGGATCAGAGGAACGGCCCGAGTCAAGGTCTCGCTTAGGGCAAAGGGGGATCCCACCGCTCCCCGCAGCAAAGCTCCATAGGCTGCCAAAACCGGGGATCCCGTCCACAGGATCAGCAGGCTACAGGAGAGGAAAGCCAGGACAATGGCTGCCATCGGCGCACTCAGGATCAGCCAAAGGGGCACAGTGGAACGAGGTTCAACACGCATCGGCCACCTCCTGCCCGGCCATACGCAACCCCAAGGCGGTCACCGTTGTGGTTTGGGTCGGGACTGCCGAGGAAAGCCGACCGCGATAGAGCACCGCCACCCGATCGGCCAAACTCAGCAATTCATCCAAGTCTTCAGAAATGAGCAGGATCCCGGCTCCAGCCCGGGCTGCTGCCAGCAGTTGGGCATGCACGTAAGCCACAGCCCCCAGATCCAGTCCCCGCGTCGGTTGGTGAGCCACAATCACCTGGGGATCCCGACACAGCTCCCGCGAGAGGATCACTTTTTGCATATTTCCGCCGGACAGCAGTTGCACCGGCATCTGGAGCGCCCGCCAGGGATCCCCCCTCTGGAGCCCCCGCACATCGTAGGTCTGTAGCCAGGTGTGAGCCTGCTGATAGATTTGGCGGTGACGCAGGATCCCCCACCGCGAGAATTCGGGATCCCGATAGCGCTCGATGACCCAGTTTTCCCATAGGCTAAGGGAACCAATCAGCCCAGTTTTGTGGCGGTCTTCTGGGATCCGGGCCATGCCTTGCCGCACCATCTCAGCAGGAGAGATCAGCCGCAGGACTCGGCCATGCAGATGGAGATGACCTTGGTGGGGCCGGATCACCCCACAGACCAGATCTGCCAGAACGGCCTGCCCATTGCCCGCCACCCCGGCAATACCCACGATTTCGTGACGCCGCACCGTCAAAGAAACCTGCTCCAGATGCTGCTGCCCTGCCCGACAGGAGACCTGCTGCAACTCTAAGACCGTCTCCCCCGGAGACAAAGGGGCTTTGACCACCGCCGCCAACCGCTGCCCCACCATCGCTTCCGCCAGAGCTGTGGGATGGATCTCAGCCGTCTTGCCCGTCATCACCACCCGCCCTGAGCGCAGCACCATCACCCGGTCACTGATGCGCATCACCTCCTGGAGCTTGTGGGAAATCAGCAGGATCCCCAGCCCGCGACCGGCCATCTGCCGTAGGGTGTGAAAAAACGGCTCAATTTCCGGTGGGGTCAACACCGCCGTAGGCTCATCCAAAATCAGGATCCGCGCCCCTCGATACAGCACCTTGAGGATCTCCACCCGCTGCCGCTCCCCCAAGGTTAGAGATCCCACCAGAGCATCGGGATCCACGGCCAACCCCAATTCCTCAGCTAGCTTTTGGATGCGCCGCCGTCCCTCTCGCCGCCGAGACCACAGGTGCCACAGGGGCTGAGTGCCCAGCAGAATGTTGTCCAGCACCGACAGATTATCGGCCAAGACCACATGCTGATGCACCATGCCTATCCCTGCCGCCAGGGCAGCCGCCGGGGATCCCAGCTTGAGGGGCCGACCAAACACCCACACCTGACCCTGATCGGGAACGTAGTGCCCAAACAGGATGTTCATCAGTGTCGTTTTGCCCGCCCCATTTTCCCCCAAGATGGCCAGAATCTCCCCGGCCCGCAGCTCAAGATCAATCTGGTCGTTGGCCAGCAGAGCACCAAAGCGCTTAGTAATGCCCACCACCTTCAAGGCCAAAGGCGCTTCAGAGGGTGGACTTGGGTTCGCTGTCATCGATGGCTACAACAAAAGACCCTGCCAGAATCTCTGCCTGCCGCTGCATCACCTTAGCTTTCAGTTCAGCCGGAACCTTGTCGGCAAAGGTTCCCCAGTCGGAGAGGCTGGATCCCCCATATTTCATCATGCTGTAGATCCCGTAGTCCTCTGCCTTAAACTCTCCGGCCTTCACCGCGGCAATGGCTCTGTCGATGGTGGGTTCCATGTGCCACAGGGCGCTGACCACCACCGTTTCCGGGTAGTCCGGCTGGGTATCGATCACATTGCCGATGGCCAAAACGCCCCTCTCTTTGGCGGCATCAGATACCCCAAACCGCTCCGCGTAAAGGATATCTGCGCCGGCATCAATTTGGGCAAAAGCCGCCTCTTTGGCTTTGGGGGGATCAAACCAACTGCCGATAAAGGTGACCAAAAACTTCACCTCCGGCTGCAGTTCCCTCGCCCCTGCCATAAAAGCATTCATGAGGCGGTTCACCTCTGGAATGGGATAGCCCCCCACCATGCCGATAATTTTGGAGCGGGTCAGCCCCCCGGCCACCATTCCCGTCAGATAGGAAGGCTCGTGGATGTAGTTGTCAAACACGGCAAAATTGCTCAGGGCAGGATCCGGCTTGAGGCTGGACCCCATCAAAAAGCTGACCTTGGGATAGTCTTTGGCCACCTCCCGCGCTTCCCGCTCCACCCCAAAGACCTCACCCACCAGCAGTTGGACGCCGCTCTCGGCATACTGACGCAGCACCCGTGGATAGTCGGTGTTGGAAACTGACTCCGACCAGGTATAGTCAATATCCCCCCGCTCCTGGGCGGTCATCAAGGCTTTATGGATCCGGCTCACCCACTGCTGCTCAATGGGAACCGTATAAACCCCGGCCACCTTCAGCTTGGTTCCTTGAGCCACCGCGGCATCGCGAACCAACCAGCGGCTCCCCATCAGGCCAGCCACAAAAGCCCCAGAACGCAGGCAGAAGTCCCGCCGGGAGAGTTCTAAACGTGCCATAGTCGCTTCTGTTGAGGTTACTTCGAGATCGGGTTACTGCTCGGCTTATCCTAAGGGGGAGATCCCTGAAAATATGTATCCTGAAATACAATTTTTTGAGAAGGAGCTTGTTTGTAATGGACAACGAAGTTTCGCTGACGGTTGGAATGGATGTAAGGGCCAAGTCCTCTCAAATCAGCTCTCGATAGATTATCCCTCTGACTACTTGGTTGATATCTTGCACAACCGGATGCTGTTGGGGACTACAGCCCTCTTTTATAAAGTGAGCAATAACCCAATCAACTGGTTTCCTAAATTCGGGCTTTGAGGTAATTTAAGACATCTTTATCTGATTTGGCCTATCATTCAGCTAGAAATCGCAGGAGCCCCGCACTGTACCCGTAGGGTCAGTGTCGGGAGGAATGCGGAAGTTATGATAGAACCATGACCCAAGTCCTGACCGTCTCCTGCAAGCTCAAGGTGTCCCCGTCGCAAGCCGCAAAGTTGGATGCGACAATGGATGCCTTTGTGCAGGCGTTGAACTGGGTCAACCAAAACACACCAGAAAAAGTAGTCAACGCAGTCAAACTCCAGTCCCTTTGCTATTACCAGATTCGCGCTCGGTTTGGCTTGTCCAGTAACTTGGCTCAGCAGGTCTGCAGACGGCTGGCCGGTGCCCGTAAAGTTGCCCGACAGAAAAACCGTCCGGTCAAAGCGTTCAAGAGAGGCTTTGCGACCTACGATGCCCGTATCTTTTCGCTTCGCGAGAAAGACTGGACGGTGTCGCTGACCACCGTTGGGGGTCGAGAGCGCTTTGAGCTGGCCATTGGCAACTACCAGCGTGGGATGCTGGCTGGCTCTAACCCCAAATCGGCCACCCTAGTCCAGCGGAAGGACGGCTCCTACTACATCCAGATTTGCGTAGAGAAAAACCCGCCCAAGCAACAAGATACCGACAGGGTGATCGGGGTGGACTTGGGCAGGACGGATATCGCCCATACGTCAGAGGGGGACAATTGGAATGGACAGCAGTTGAACCGAGTCCGCGACCACTACTCCAAGCTGAGGGCGGTACTCCAACGCAAAGCCAGTAAGGGCACCCGCAGTTCGCGGCGCAGATGCCGTCAACTGTTGCAACGGCTGTCTGGCAAGGAAAGACGCTTTCAAACGTGGGTCAATCATCGCATCTCCAAAGCTATTGTCTCTAGGGCAAAGGCGACAAACAGCGCTCTTGCTCTGGAAGACTTGACAGGGATTCGGGGAAGGGTCAATCAACAGCCACGCAGCAAAGCCGAACGGCGCAGGGCCAACAGTTGGGCGTTTTATCAACTCCGTCAATTTTTGGAGTACAAGGCTCTGCGTGCGGGGGTTGCTCTGATTCTTGTTCCGCCTGCCTACACGTCGCAGACCTGCCACCGGTGTTTGCACATTCATCCCGACCCTGCGCAATCCTACCGCAGTGGAAAGAAGTTTAAGTGTGGACACTGTGGATGGGAAGGGGATGCGGATTTGAATGGTGCGAATATGATTGCGCTTTTGGGGGCTGCTGTAAACCAGCCTAGAGGTTCGTGGTTGGCTTGCCAACTGCAGGGCTACCGTTCGCGCCAGCGGGCCGGAGGCCTTAAGCCCGCCCTGTACTGCGAAGCAGTCAGGGTCGGGTAGTTTACTCAACTGTAGTTGCTTCTTTCCATCCTAAGTTCAAACAAATAGCCACAACATATGGATCTCATTTTGCGCCGGGCCAATTTGCCGGATGGCCGCAAGGGAATCGATATCGGTATCGAGGGGGATCGCATTGTGGCTCTGGAAAGCAACTTACAAGCCACTGCCCCCCAAGAAATTGATGTCAGCAACCGCTTGGTGTCGCCCCCCTTCGTGGATGCCCACTTTCACATGGATGCCACCCTCACCTATGGGATCCCGCGCGTCAACCAGTCGGGCACCTTGCTAGAAGGGATCGCCCTCTGGGGGGAGTTGAAGCCGCTGTTGACCCCCGAGGCAGTCATAGAGAGGGCCTTGACCTATTGCGACTGGGCAGTGGCGCGTGGGATCCTGGCCATCCGCACCCATGTGGATGTGTGCGATCCCAACCTGTTGGCGGTGCGGGCCTTGCTGGAGGTCAAGCAAAAAGTGT
This window harbors:
- the hflX gene encoding GTPase HflX — translated: MPRASTSRHQTNPRFSSAIATRGFREQAKGLKPHQQKQLQRLYQLRLPPDRLVTVEFAQRLGSLTQELEGRPISVYLNRRGQVIRVGVGSPFETQIPAWELPRQGAERLSGIRCITTQMGEGGPGQKALTAMALQRLDALITLSVSKSGGHRRRGGAATGFVHRAYLAHLLPEGERRWQVSEPLPLGILAEQDLQELVAELEDGFRRQLTARQVDLDQDRAILVGLQESGQSYEDLMDGLAELSRLVESAGGQVLQALWQRREGPNSATVIGSGKVQELALLVQDLGANLVVFDRELTPSQVRTLEEALGVRVVDRSEVILDIFAQRARTRAGKLQVELAQLQYLLPRLAGRGRTMSRLGGGIGTRGPGETQLEMERRAIQRRIGKLRQEVEELRRHRQRLRQRREGSQIPVVALVGYTNAGKSTLLNALTQAQVYVADQLFATLDPTTRRLELPGQQAVLLTDTVGFLTELPEQLVEAFQATLEEVTEADALLHVVDLSHPNWEGHIEAVETLLDEMPLATGPRQLVFNKIDRLDPEWVEDVRLLYPKALFVSAANGQNLDQLRHTLAQFAAAFAPRPCGGRQFGDP
- a CDS encoding DUF488 domain-containing protein — translated: MKIFTIGFTKKSAEQFFNRLKQPGLVRVVDTRLNNTSQLAGFTKKRDLEFFLHEICKLGYVHLPELAPTQEILDAYKASGEWSNYERQFLSLMAERRIEDQVDKSILDGGCLLCSEATPEHCHRRLVAEYLHRKWGDVEIVHL
- a CDS encoding ABC transporter permease is translated as MSALLSLISLISTTSFWVATLRIATPLLFGTLGEVLCERAGVLNLGIEGIMTLGAMTGWLVVYQGSGLWWGVAFAAVLGAGVGLIHSLLTVRLGVSQHVTGIGITLLTINAAYFVYRMALPQVTSPPKIVPFSPWPIPGLSSLPFLGETLFTQPPLTYLGLLLVPLMAYILYRTPLGLAVRMVGENPQAAASQGIPVYAVRTGAVMVGSALMAVAGAFLTLSAFDAFFLNIVNGRGWICIALVVFAAWDPWRALAGALLFAGFDALQLRLQQLWGSRIPYQFFLMLPYLLSIAALILVSRHARAPRALLIPFRPEERI
- a CDS encoding ABC transporter permease, translating into MRVEPRSTVPLWLILSAPMAAIVLAFLSCSLLILWTGSPVLAAYGALLRGAVGSPFALSETLTRAVPLILTGLAVAVCFRAKLWNIGAEGQFYGGALAASLLGTGGLSLPRPWLVLVLLLAGWIAGGLLLWIPAWLKTQFQVDEVVTTLLLNFVILLGISYLLEGPLKDPLALGWPQGRALVDAALLPRLIPRSRLHAGLIIALLAALGVWAIERFTVWGLEMRAVGANPEAARFLGIPVRRVILYTSLLGGGLAGLAGACELLGLKGYLTLDLSPGFGYTGIVVALLAQLHPLGVVGAAVFIAGVYVGADTMGRSLGVPTYLADVIVAAALLWMLVCMGLARYRLRWD
- a CDS encoding ABC transporter ATP-binding protein; protein product: MTANPSPPSEAPLALKVVGITKRFGALLANDQIDLELRAGEILAILGENGAGKTTLMNILFGHYVPDQGQVWVFGRPLKLGSPAAALAAGIGMVHQHVVLADNLSVLDNILLGTQPLWHLWSRRREGRRRIQKLAEELGLAVDPDALVGSLTLGERQRVEILKVLYRGARILILDEPTAVLTPPEIEPFFHTLRQMAGRGLGILLISHKLQEVMRISDRVMVLRSGRVVMTGKTAEIHPTALAEAMVGQRLAAVVKAPLSPGETVLELQQVSCRAGQQHLEQVSLTVRRHEIVGIAGVAGNGQAVLADLVCGVIRPHQGHLHLHGRVLRLISPAEMVRQGMARIPEDRHKTGLIGSLSLWENWVIERYRDPEFSRWGILRHRQIYQQAHTWLQTYDVRGLQRGDPWRALQMPVQLLSGGNMQKVILSRELCRDPQVIVAHQPTRGLDLGAVAYVHAQLLAAARAGAGILLISEDLDELLSLADRVAVLYRGRLSSAVPTQTTTVTALGLRMAGQEVADAC
- a CDS encoding BMP family protein is translated as MARLELSRRDFCLRSGAFVAGLMGSRWLVRDAAVAQGTKLKVAGVYTVPIEQQWVSRIHKALMTAQERGDIDYTWSESVSNTDYPRVLRQYAESGVQLLVGEVFGVEREAREVAKDYPKVSFLMGSSLKPDPALSNFAVFDNYIHEPSYLTGMVAGGLTRSKIIGMVGGYPIPEVNRLMNAFMAGARELQPEVKFLVTFIGSWFDPPKAKEAAFAQIDAGADILYAERFGVSDAAKERGVLAIGNVIDTQPDYPETVVVSALWHMEPTIDRAIAAVKAGEFKAEDYGIYSMMKYGGSSLSDWGTFADKVPAELKAKVMQRQAEILAGSFVVAIDDSEPKSTL
- a CDS encoding RNA-guided endonuclease InsQ/TnpB family protein translates to MTQVLTVSCKLKVSPSQAAKLDATMDAFVQALNWVNQNTPEKVVNAVKLQSLCYYQIRARFGLSSNLAQQVCRRLAGARKVARQKNRPVKAFKRGFATYDARIFSLREKDWTVSLTTVGGRERFELAIGNYQRGMLAGSNPKSATLVQRKDGSYYIQICVEKNPPKQQDTDRVIGVDLGRTDIAHTSEGDNWNGQQLNRVRDHYSKLRAVLQRKASKGTRSSRRRCRQLLQRLSGKERRFQTWVNHRISKAIVSRAKATNSALALEDLTGIRGRVNQQPRSKAERRRANSWAFYQLRQFLEYKALRAGVALILVPPAYTSQTCHRCLHIHPDPAQSYRSGKKFKCGHCGWEGDADLNGANMIALLGAAVNQPRGSWLACQLQGYRSRQRAGGLKPALYCEAVRVG